In Hoeflea ulvae, one genomic interval encodes:
- a CDS encoding YrhK family protein: MALFKLSRHRRYVSDEKYYAWFELAYTTVDVCAALLFVVGSIMFFSTEWLTTGTWCFLIGSLCFALKPTLRIIRELRYVRDNDLEDLAKRFESDS, translated from the coding sequence ATGGCGCTTTTCAAGCTGTCCCGTCATCGCCGCTATGTCTCCGACGAAAAATATTATGCCTGGTTTGAACTCGCCTACACAACTGTCGATGTCTGCGCTGCCTTGTTGTTCGTGGTGGGATCGATCATGTTCTTCTCTACGGAATGGCTGACAACCGGCACCTGGTGCTTTCTGATCGGTTCGCTCTGCTTCGCACTGAAGCCGACACTGCGCATCATCCGGGAACTCCGCTACGTCAGAGACAATGATCTGGAAGATCTCGCCAAGCGGTTTGAGAGCGATTCCTGA
- a CDS encoding OsmC family protein, whose amino-acid sequence MLEYAVEARRINKHGSVAKTKDAEITLDTDVAGRDDAFNPAELLLAAISACMIKGIERVAPITKFEYRGIEVRLKGKRQDSPPFMAEITYELIIDTDEDDHRLELIHSNVRKYGTIYNTIAAATKLEGIVRRKTD is encoded by the coding sequence ATGCTGGAATATGCTGTCGAGGCCCGCCGCATCAACAAGCACGGCAGCGTCGCGAAAACCAAGGATGCAGAGATCACACTTGATACCGACGTTGCTGGCCGGGATGATGCATTCAATCCGGCGGAACTCCTGCTCGCGGCGATTTCGGCCTGCATGATCAAGGGGATCGAGCGCGTCGCGCCGATCACAAAATTCGAGTATCGCGGCATCGAGGTGCGGCTCAAGGGCAAGCGCCAGGATAGCCCGCCATTCATGGCGGAAATCACCTATGAACTGATCATAGACACCGACGAAGACGACCATCGACTGGAACTCATTCATTCCAACGTGCGCAAGTATGGCACGATTTACAACACCATAGCCGCCGCGACGAAGCTCGAGGGGATCGTCAGGCGCAAGACGGATTGA
- a CDS encoding COX15/CtaA family protein, with amino-acid sequence MSATPLTHSTAALSDTGSVIAEEQRIRRNRAAQRIWLGLVLAAIFALILVGGATRLTDSGLSITQWKPIHGVIPPLSEMEWQEELELYRQIPEYQLINKGMSLDEFKTIYWWEWAHRFLARGVGVLFGIPFLIFLATGRVEKRLRWPLFGLLVLGGLQGAVGWWMVASGLVDRVDVSQYRLATHLTLACLIFAAIVWVMRGLAPHSADPVPSIGLKRGAGALTGLVLVQIYLGGLVAGLDAGLASSTWPLMNGALVPEGLLEIMPAWRNFFENELTVQFVHRLGGYLLFALALWHMVASIVHGRGTTHCRRAVVLFGLVTIQALIGIVVILGQVPFGWALVHQGWAIVVLGFAVAHWRGFYGAYPMETRIRLRS; translated from the coding sequence ATGTCCGCCACGCCCTTGACCCACTCCACTGCCGCATTATCCGACACCGGCTCCGTGATTGCCGAAGAGCAGCGCATCCGCCGCAACCGGGCTGCGCAGCGTATCTGGCTCGGCCTGGTTCTGGCAGCAATCTTCGCCCTGATCCTGGTTGGTGGAGCCACGCGACTGACCGATTCGGGTCTGTCGATTACACAGTGGAAGCCGATCCATGGCGTGATTCCGCCGCTGAGCGAGATGGAATGGCAGGAGGAGCTCGAACTCTACCGCCAGATCCCAGAATACCAGCTGATCAACAAGGGCATGAGCCTGGACGAGTTCAAGACCATCTACTGGTGGGAATGGGCGCACCGGTTCCTGGCCCGTGGCGTCGGCGTGTTGTTCGGCATCCCGTTCCTGATCTTCCTGGCAACAGGGCGCGTGGAAAAGCGCCTGCGCTGGCCGCTGTTCGGACTGCTGGTCCTGGGCGGCCTGCAAGGCGCCGTGGGCTGGTGGATGGTGGCTTCGGGTCTGGTGGACCGCGTCGATGTCAGCCAGTACCGGCTCGCCACCCATTTGACGCTGGCCTGTCTGATCTTTGCAGCCATTGTCTGGGTGATGCGCGGGCTTGCGCCGCATTCCGCCGATCCGGTGCCGAGCATCGGACTGAAGCGCGGGGCAGGGGCGCTGACGGGGCTTGTGCTGGTGCAGATCTATCTCGGCGGCCTTGTTGCCGGTCTCGATGCCGGTCTGGCGTCCAGCACCTGGCCGTTGATGAATGGCGCACTGGTGCCCGAGGGCCTGCTGGAGATCATGCCGGCCTGGCGCAATTTCTTCGAGAATGAACTGACGGTGCAGTTCGTCCACCGCCTTGGCGGCTATCTGCTGTTCGCGTTGGCGCTGTGGCACATGGTGGCATCGATTGTTCATGGCCGCGGCACCACCCACTGCCGTCGCGCGGTGGTGCTGTTTGGTCTGGTGACCATCCAGGCGCTGATCGGCATTGTTGTGATCCTGGGCCAGGTGCCGTTCGGCTGGGCGCTGGTGCACCAGGGCTGGGCCATTGTCGTGCTCGGTTTCGCGGTCGCCCACTGGCGTGGCTTTTACGGCGCCTATCCGATGGAAACCAGGATCCGTCTCAGGAGTTGA